One stretch of Paraburkholderia fungorum DNA includes these proteins:
- the cysC gene encoding adenylyl-sulfate kinase yields the protein MSGQRGAVIWMTGLSGAGKSTLADALHRRLTEQGCASIVLDGDVLRRGLNADLGFSTEDRSENLRRVAHVAALFMQQGFVAIAAVISPEHLHRRTAREIVGNGFVEVFVNAPLQVCEARDVKGLYARARRGEIPLFTGISGVFDVPVAPDVVIDTAHVSVDQAVDRLLDQLMRMERLQ from the coding sequence ATGAGCGGGCAGCGTGGTGCTGTTATCTGGATGACGGGCTTGTCCGGCGCGGGCAAGTCGACGCTGGCCGACGCGCTGCACCGGCGTCTCACGGAACAGGGATGCGCGTCGATCGTGCTCGACGGCGACGTACTGCGACGCGGGCTGAACGCCGACCTCGGTTTTTCCACCGAAGATCGCAGCGAGAATCTGCGCCGCGTCGCGCACGTCGCGGCGCTTTTCATGCAGCAGGGTTTCGTTGCGATTGCCGCGGTGATTTCGCCGGAGCATCTGCATCGACGCACGGCACGTGAAATCGTCGGTAACGGTTTCGTCGAGGTGTTCGTGAATGCGCCTCTGCAAGTGTGCGAAGCGCGCGATGTCAAAGGGCTTTACGCACGCGCGAGGCGCGGCGAGATTCCACTTTTCACCGGTATTTCAGGTGTGTTCGATGTGCCAGTCGCGCCGGATGTCGTGATCGACACCGCTCATGTGTCGGTCGATCAGGCGGTGGACCGGTTGCTTGACCAATTGATGCGGATGGAGCGTTTGCAATAA
- the cysW gene encoding sulfate ABC transporter permease subunit CysW, with product MSRRSVNEAQGAHDASAAAIAPRAPLNVARRPDPVTERPVVRWILIGVALLFLALFLVVPLVSVFYQAFSKGIGFYFESLADPDALSAIKLTVITAAIAVPLNLVFGLVASWCIAKFEFRGKALLTTLIDLPFSVSPVISGLIYVLMFGAQGWFGPWLEDHNVQIIFAVPGIVLATIFVTFPFVARELIPLMQAQGNDEEEAAHVLGASGWQIFRRVTLPNIKWGLLYGVILCNARAMGEFGAVSVVSGHIRGQTDTMPLHVEILYNEYNFSAAFAVASVLALLALVTLGLKLLAERHMSAELSDARDVPAYAGPIAQAAQTSPRASASINTTHAPQQHPLKQGEL from the coding sequence ATGAGCCGCCGTTCCGTGAATGAAGCGCAGGGCGCGCATGACGCAAGCGCAGCCGCCATAGCGCCGCGTGCGCCGCTGAACGTCGCGCGCCGGCCCGATCCCGTCACCGAGCGTCCTGTCGTGCGCTGGATTCTGATTGGCGTCGCGCTGCTGTTCCTCGCGCTGTTCCTCGTCGTGCCGCTGGTTTCCGTGTTCTATCAGGCGTTCAGCAAGGGCATCGGCTTCTATTTCGAATCGCTCGCCGATCCGGACGCGCTGTCCGCGATCAAGCTGACCGTGATTACTGCCGCGATTGCGGTGCCGCTGAACCTCGTGTTCGGTCTGGTGGCGTCGTGGTGTATCGCCAAGTTCGAATTCCGTGGCAAGGCGCTGCTCACGACGCTGATCGATCTGCCGTTCTCGGTGTCGCCGGTTATCTCGGGCTTGATCTACGTGCTGATGTTCGGCGCGCAAGGCTGGTTCGGCCCGTGGCTCGAAGACCACAACGTGCAGATCATCTTCGCGGTGCCGGGCATCGTGCTCGCGACGATCTTCGTCACGTTCCCGTTCGTCGCCCGCGAACTGATTCCGTTGATGCAGGCGCAAGGCAACGACGAAGAAGAAGCCGCGCACGTGCTCGGCGCGTCGGGCTGGCAGATTTTCCGCCGCGTCACGCTGCCCAATATCAAATGGGGCCTGCTGTACGGCGTGATTCTGTGTAACGCGCGTGCAATGGGCGAGTTCGGCGCGGTCTCGGTGGTGTCCGGCCACATTCGCGGACAGACCGACACGATGCCGCTGCACGTCGAAATTCTCTACAACGAATACAACTTCTCGGCGGCGTTCGCCGTGGCGTCGGTGCTGGCTCTGCTCGCACTCGTGACGCTCGGCCTGAAGCTGCTGGCCGAGCGTCATATGTCGGCGGAACTGTCGGACGCGCGCGACGTGCCCGCGTACGCAGGTCCGATCGCGCAGGCCGCGCAAACGTCGCCGCGCGCTTCCGCCTCTATCAACACCACGCATGCACCGCAGCAACACCCGCTCAAGCAAGGAGAGCTGTAA
- the nodI gene encoding nodulation factor ABC transporter ATP-binding protein NodI, producing MSEAAIEFHQVKKSYGEKTVVDGLSFHVNAGECFGLLGPNGAGKTTTLRMLLGIASPDSGAIHLCGEPIPGRARVARARVGVVPQFDNLDPDFTVRENLLVFGRYFGLSAAQCRAVVPSLLEFARLESKADARVSELSGGMKRRLTLARALVNDPDVLIMDEPTTGLDPQARHLIWERLRSLLARGKTILLTTHFMEEAERLCHRLCVIEEGRKIAEGAPRELIANEIGCDVIEIFGPDPLALRDELAPLVERTEISGETLFCYVHDAQPVHARLKQRADLRYLHRPANLEDVFLRLTGREMQD from the coding sequence ATGTCTGAAGCCGCCATCGAGTTTCACCAGGTCAAGAAAAGCTACGGCGAAAAAACCGTCGTCGACGGTCTGTCGTTCCACGTCAACGCGGGCGAATGTTTCGGCCTGCTCGGCCCCAACGGTGCGGGCAAGACCACCACGTTGCGCATGCTGCTCGGCATCGCGTCACCCGACTCGGGCGCGATCCATCTGTGCGGCGAGCCGATTCCCGGCCGCGCGCGAGTGGCGCGGGCGCGCGTCGGCGTGGTGCCGCAGTTCGACAATCTCGACCCCGACTTCACGGTGCGTGAGAACCTGCTGGTGTTCGGCCGCTACTTCGGCCTGAGCGCCGCGCAATGCCGCGCGGTCGTGCCGTCGCTGCTTGAATTCGCGCGGCTCGAAAGCAAGGCGGATGCACGCGTGAGCGAACTATCCGGCGGCATGAAGCGGCGGCTTACGCTGGCGCGTGCGCTCGTCAACGATCCCGACGTGTTGATCATGGACGAGCCGACCACCGGACTCGATCCGCAGGCTCGGCATCTGATCTGGGAACGGCTGCGCTCGTTGCTGGCGCGCGGCAAGACCATTCTGCTTACCACCCACTTCATGGAAGAAGCCGAGCGCCTGTGTCATCGGCTATGCGTGATTGAAGAAGGCCGCAAGATCGCCGAAGGTGCGCCGCGTGAATTGATTGCCAACGAGATCGGCTGTGATGTGATCGAGATTTTCGGTCCCGATCCGCTTGCTTTGCGCGACGAACTCGCGCCGCTGGTCGAGCGCACCGAGATCAGCGGAGAAACGCTGTTCTGTTACGTGCACGATGCTCAGCCGGTGCATGCGCGGCTTAAGCAGCGCGCTGACCTGCGCTATCTGCATCGGCCGGCCAATCTGGAAGACGTGTTTTTGCGGCTTACGGGCCGCGAAATGCAGGATTGA
- a CDS encoding DUF2939 domain-containing protein translates to MTVPTRMKGSEGSATRPLIITLIVIVVIAALGFAYASPYIALRNLKRAADARDAQTVNQYVDFPALRDSLKQQITGMLTRRLDADANSKMATIGAMIGVTLIGPLVDSYATPDGVAALLNGMPPRGNPGERPPAPPDASNAPAADAATSAPTGDTASATQPPARETTAGYRGINEFVVTYRRGEGDANYSAIFQREGLFTWKLTAINLNE, encoded by the coding sequence ATGACAGTTCCGACACGCATGAAGGGCAGCGAGGGTAGCGCAACCCGTCCGCTGATCATCACGTTGATCGTGATCGTGGTAATCGCCGCGCTGGGATTTGCCTACGCATCACCGTATATCGCGCTGAGAAACCTCAAACGTGCAGCCGATGCGCGTGACGCGCAAACCGTCAATCAATACGTCGATTTTCCCGCTCTACGCGACAGCCTGAAGCAGCAGATAACGGGCATGCTGACACGTCGGCTGGACGCCGATGCCAACAGCAAAATGGCCACCATCGGCGCGATGATCGGCGTCACGTTGATCGGACCGCTGGTGGATTCCTATGCAACCCCAGACGGCGTCGCGGCATTGCTGAATGGCATGCCGCCGCGTGGCAATCCGGGCGAGCGGCCACCCGCGCCGCCTGATGCCAGCAATGCACCCGCAGCAGATGCGGCAACCTCCGCTCCGACTGGAGACACAGCCAGCGCTACGCAACCGCCAGCGCGGGAGACTACGGCGGGTTATCGCGGCATCAACGAGTTTGTCGTGACCTACCGGCGTGGCGAAGGTGACGCAAATTATTCGGCAATCTTTCAGCGCGAAGGTTTGTTCACCTGGAAGCTCACGGCGATCAATCTGAACGAGTGA
- a CDS encoding DUF3820 family protein — translation MNPEHLELLVTREMPYGKYKGRVIADLPGHYLNWFASQGFPPGEIGRLLALMQEIDHNGLKPLLEPLRKR, via the coding sequence ATGAATCCCGAACATCTCGAACTGCTGGTCACACGCGAAATGCCCTACGGCAAATACAAGGGTCGCGTGATTGCGGACCTGCCCGGCCACTATCTGAACTGGTTCGCGAGCCAGGGCTTTCCGCCCGGCGAAATTGGCCGGCTACTCGCGTTGATGCAGGAGATCGATCACAACGGTTTGAAGCCGTTGCTCGAACCTTTGCGCAAGCGTTGA
- a CDS encoding CysB family HTH-type transcriptional regulator codes for MNFQQLRFVREAVRQNMNLTEVANVLYTSQSGVSKQIKDLEDELGVDIFIRRGKRLTGLTEPGKAVHQLIERMLLDAENLRRVARQFADQDSGHLVVATTHTQARYALPKVIRQFTEVFPKVHLALRQGSPQQIAQMIINGEADIGISTEALDRFPDIVTFACYSWHHIVVVPKGHPLVGRENLTLDEIAEFPIVTYDQDFTGRSHIDQAFAKAGALPDVVLTAIDADVIKTYVELGMGIGVVAAMAYDPKRDTELVALDTQHLFEASTTRIGLRKGAFLRAYAYRLIEMFAPQLKEAEIAAQLREAV; via the coding sequence ATGAATTTCCAGCAATTGCGCTTCGTGCGCGAAGCCGTGCGTCAGAACATGAATCTGACCGAAGTGGCGAACGTGTTGTACACGTCGCAGTCGGGCGTGTCGAAACAGATCAAGGATCTGGAGGACGAACTCGGCGTCGACATTTTCATTCGACGCGGCAAACGTCTGACGGGCCTGACCGAGCCGGGCAAGGCGGTGCATCAACTGATCGAGCGGATGCTGCTCGACGCGGAAAATCTGCGCCGCGTCGCGCGTCAGTTCGCCGATCAGGATAGCGGTCACCTCGTCGTGGCGACCACCCACACGCAGGCGCGTTACGCGCTGCCGAAGGTGATCCGCCAGTTCACCGAGGTGTTCCCGAAGGTGCATCTGGCGCTGCGCCAGGGCAGCCCGCAACAGATCGCGCAGATGATCATCAACGGTGAAGCGGATATCGGCATCTCGACCGAAGCGCTCGACCGTTTCCCGGACATCGTCACGTTCGCGTGCTATTCGTGGCATCACATCGTGGTCGTGCCGAAGGGACACCCGCTGGTGGGCCGCGAAAACCTGACGCTCGACGAGATCGCCGAATTCCCGATCGTCACGTACGACCAGGACTTCACGGGCCGCTCGCACATCGACCAGGCGTTCGCCAAAGCGGGCGCGTTGCCCGACGTCGTGCTGACCGCAATCGATGCCGACGTGATCAAGACGTACGTCGAACTCGGCATGGGGATCGGCGTGGTCGCAGCCATGGCCTACGATCCGAAGCGCGACACCGAACTCGTCGCGCTCGACACGCAGCATCTGTTCGAAGCGAGCACCACGCGGATCGGTCTGCGCAAAGGCGCGTTCCTGCGCGCGTACGCGTACCGGCTGATCGAGATGTTTGCGCCGCAGTTGAAAGAGGCGGAGATCGCCGCGCAATTGCGCGAAGCGGTTTAA
- a CDS encoding universal stress protein: MASYQKILLCYDGSREGRKALRCGADLALDLKAETHLLSVVDMRSSIAQSAGLLTDVACGSFEKTARDILQEGVNWLTERGVSAQGHFAFGHPIDEIANLANELNVDLVVVGHRCRTGLSRWWMGAGNTPLLDRVSCSILVACSSAQEQQQAAAA, from the coding sequence ATGGCGAGCTACCAGAAAATCCTGTTGTGCTACGACGGCTCGCGAGAAGGCCGCAAGGCACTGCGCTGCGGCGCCGATCTGGCGTTGGATCTGAAGGCGGAAACGCATTTGCTGTCGGTCGTGGATATGCGATCGAGCATTGCGCAGAGCGCCGGCCTGCTCACCGACGTGGCCTGCGGCAGTTTCGAAAAGACCGCTCGCGATATTCTTCAGGAAGGGGTGAACTGGCTCACGGAGCGCGGCGTCAGCGCGCAGGGGCATTTCGCGTTCGGCCATCCCATTGACGAAATCGCGAATCTCGCCAATGAGTTGAATGTCGACCTTGTGGTGGTGGGGCACCGCTGCCGGACGGGCTTGTCCAGATGGTGGATGGGCGCAGGTAATACGCCGCTGCTCGACCGGGTTTCGTGCAGCATTCTGGTGGCCTGCTCGTCCGCGCAGGAGCAGCAGCAAGCCGCTGCGGCTTGA
- the lexA gene encoding transcriptional repressor LexA yields the protein MTKLTARQQQVFDLIRRAIERSGFPPTRAEIAAELGFSSANSAEEHLRALARKGVIELAAGASRGIRLLPGPDDAPHQFTLPHPSIMQLSLPLIGRVAAGSPILAQEHISQHFACDPALFSSKPDYLLKVRGLSMRDAGIFDGDLLAVQKKSEAKDGQIIIARLGDDVTVKRLKRRPNGLELIAENPDYENIFVETGSAEFALEGIAVGLIRPGEF from the coding sequence ATGACAAAACTCACCGCACGACAGCAGCAGGTTTTCGATCTGATCCGCCGGGCGATCGAACGCTCCGGTTTTCCGCCCACCCGCGCAGAAATCGCCGCCGAGCTGGGCTTCAGCTCAGCCAATTCGGCAGAAGAGCATCTGCGCGCGCTTGCTCGCAAGGGCGTGATCGAACTCGCGGCCGGCGCATCGCGCGGCATCCGCCTGTTGCCGGGTCCGGACGACGCACCGCATCAGTTCACCCTGCCGCATCCGAGCATCATGCAGCTGTCGCTGCCGCTCATCGGCCGCGTGGCTGCCGGTAGTCCGATCCTCGCGCAGGAACATATTTCGCAGCATTTCGCATGCGACCCGGCGCTGTTCTCGAGCAAGCCCGACTACCTGCTGAAAGTGCGCGGGCTGTCCATGCGCGACGCAGGCATCTTCGACGGCGACCTGCTTGCGGTGCAAAAGAAGAGCGAGGCCAAAGACGGCCAGATCATCATCGCGCGACTCGGCGACGACGTTACGGTCAAGCGCCTGAAGCGCCGACCGAACGGCCTCGAGCTGATCGCGGAAAACCCTGATTACGAAAACATCTTCGTCGAGACCGGCAGTGCGGAATTCGCGCTGGAAGGAATCGCCGTCGGGTTGATTCGTCCTGGCGAGTTCTAA
- a CDS encoding sulfate/molybdate ABC transporter ATP-binding protein, producing MGITVRNLQKRFGDFVALDNVSLDFPPGELVALLGPSGCGKTTLLRVIAGLEYADGGQVVLQGQDVATVGAREREVGFVFQHYALFRHMTVFENVAFGLRVKPRKERPSEAVIREKVHELLKLVQLDWLAQRYPSELSGGQRQRIALARALAVEPKVLLLDEPFGALDAKVRKELRSWLRRLHDDLHISTIFVTHDQEEALEVADRIVVLNRGHVEQVGSPQDVYDHPQTSFVYEFLGAANRLHGNVDASGFVVDGAALPVSVTAGFSGPAFAYVRPHDLQLYPQAAGHREGIVVDVRRVVTLGGSVRVELAGREGNLLEAELDRESWRELQLSVGDGVTAVPRALRVFPAQ from the coding sequence ATGGGTATCACCGTTCGTAACCTGCAAAAGCGCTTCGGCGATTTCGTCGCGCTCGATAATGTCTCACTCGACTTTCCGCCGGGTGAACTGGTTGCGCTGCTCGGGCCGTCGGGTTGTGGCAAGACCACGTTGTTGCGCGTGATCGCCGGTCTCGAATACGCGGACGGCGGCCAGGTCGTGCTGCAAGGGCAGGACGTCGCGACGGTCGGCGCGCGTGAGCGTGAAGTGGGCTTCGTGTTCCAGCATTACGCGCTGTTCCGTCATATGACGGTGTTCGAGAACGTCGCGTTCGGACTGCGTGTGAAGCCGCGCAAGGAGCGTCCGTCGGAAGCGGTGATCCGCGAGAAAGTGCATGAACTGCTGAAGCTCGTGCAACTCGACTGGCTGGCGCAGCGCTATCCGTCGGAATTGTCGGGCGGTCAGCGGCAACGGATTGCGCTGGCGCGCGCGCTGGCGGTCGAGCCGAAGGTGCTGCTGCTCGACGAACCGTTCGGCGCGCTCGATGCGAAGGTGCGCAAGGAGCTGCGTAGCTGGCTGCGTCGTCTGCATGACGATCTGCATATCTCGACGATTTTCGTCACGCACGATCAGGAAGAAGCGCTCGAAGTGGCCGACCGTATCGTCGTGCTGAATCGCGGGCATGTGGAGCAGGTGGGTAGTCCGCAGGACGTGTACGACCATCCGCAAACCTCGTTTGTCTACGAGTTTCTCGGCGCGGCGAACCGTCTGCACGGCAACGTTGATGCAAGCGGTTTCGTCGTCGACGGCGCGGCGCTGCCGGTGTCGGTCACGGCCGGCTTCAGCGGCCCGGCATTCGCGTATGTGCGGCCGCACGACCTGCAGTTGTATCCGCAGGCAGCGGGGCACCGCGAAGGCATCGTTGTCGATGTGCGGCGCGTGGTCACGCTCGGCGGCTCGGTGCGGGTCGAACTCGCGGGCCGCGAGGGCAATCTGCTCGAAGCCGAACTCGACCGCGAATCGTGGCGCGAACTGCAACTGTCGGTTGGCGACGGCGTGACGGCAGTGCCGCGTGCGCTGCGCGTTTTTCCTGCGCAGTGA
- a CDS encoding NADP(H)-dependent aldo-keto reductase has protein sequence MEYRRLGDSDVQVSLIGLGTMTWGEQNSEQEAHAQIDYALDHGVNLIDTAEMYPVPPRAETQGSTERYIGTWLAQHRSAREKIVLATKIAGPARQPHNPRHIRGEGNQFDRKNLEEALNDSLKRLQTDYVDLYQLHWPDRSTMTFGRPSYPWVDDAYTVPIEETLSVLAEFVKAGKVRHIGVSNETPWGVAQFLRAAEKLGLPRIVSIQNPYSLLNRTYEVGLSEYAHRDNIGLLAYSPLAFGWLSGKYEGGARPAGARISLFERFARYSKPQAIEATTRYVELAKRHGMSPAQFALAFVNSRPFVTSNLIGATSLDQLKENIASADVKLSADVLAEIDKLHELQPNPAP, from the coding sequence ATGGAATACCGCAGACTTGGCGACTCCGATGTGCAGGTTAGCCTGATCGGTCTCGGCACCATGACTTGGGGCGAGCAGAACAGCGAACAGGAAGCGCACGCGCAGATCGATTACGCGCTCGATCACGGTGTCAACCTGATCGATACCGCAGAAATGTACCCGGTGCCCCCGCGCGCCGAGACGCAGGGTTCGACCGAGCGTTACATCGGCACGTGGCTCGCGCAGCATCGCAGCGCGCGCGAAAAAATCGTGCTTGCCACCAAGATCGCGGGTCCGGCGCGTCAGCCGCACAATCCGCGCCATATTCGCGGCGAAGGCAACCAGTTCGACCGCAAGAATCTCGAAGAGGCGCTCAACGACAGCCTCAAGCGTCTGCAAACGGATTACGTCGATCTGTATCAACTGCACTGGCCGGATCGCAGCACGATGACGTTCGGCCGTCCGTCGTATCCGTGGGTCGACGACGCTTATACGGTGCCGATCGAAGAAACGTTGTCGGTGCTCGCCGAGTTCGTCAAGGCGGGCAAGGTGCGTCACATCGGGGTGTCGAACGAAACGCCGTGGGGTGTCGCGCAGTTTCTGCGCGCAGCCGAAAAGCTCGGCTTGCCGCGTATCGTCAGCATTCAGAACCCGTATAGCCTGCTGAACCGCACGTACGAAGTGGGTCTGTCCGAGTACGCGCATCGTGACAATATCGGTTTGCTCGCGTATTCGCCGCTGGCGTTCGGCTGGCTGTCGGGCAAGTACGAAGGCGGCGCGCGGCCGGCCGGTGCGCGCATCTCGCTGTTCGAGCGCTTTGCCCGTTACAGCAAGCCGCAAGCCATCGAGGCGACTACCCGTTACGTGGAACTGGCGAAGCGTCACGGCATGTCGCCCGCGCAATTCGCGCTCGCGTTCGTCAATAGCCGTCCGTTCGTGACGAGCAATCTGATCGGCGCGACATCGCTCGACCAGCTGAAGGAAAACATTGCCAGCGCGGACGTGAAGCTGTCGGCGGACGTGCTCGCGGAAATCGACAAGCTGCACGAGTTGCAGCCGAATCCGGCGCCTTGA
- a CDS encoding ABC transporter permease: protein MDARIYEPPGDTPSKQESFAAFPANAVNWIAVWRRNYLVWKKLALASMFGNLADPMIYLFGLGFGLGLMVGHVDGVSYISFLAAGTVASSVMMSASFESMYSGFSRMHVQRTWEAIMHTPLTLGDIVLGEVVWAGSKSMLSGAAIMLVAGSLGYANFPSMLLALPVIVLTGLAFASVAMVVTALAPSYDFFMFYQTLVLTPMLLLSGVFFPSSQLPAAAQIATSVLPLAHAVDLIRPAMLGRPVDNAVLHLAVLAAYAVGGFIVSAILFRRRMMK from the coding sequence ATGGACGCACGCATCTACGAACCACCGGGCGATACGCCGTCGAAACAGGAATCCTTCGCGGCCTTCCCTGCCAATGCCGTGAACTGGATCGCGGTATGGCGCCGCAACTATCTTGTGTGGAAAAAGCTCGCGCTTGCGTCGATGTTCGGCAACCTCGCAGACCCGATGATCTACCTGTTCGGCCTCGGTTTCGGGCTTGGCCTGATGGTCGGGCACGTCGACGGCGTGTCGTACATCTCGTTCCTGGCGGCGGGCACGGTGGCGTCGAGCGTGATGATGTCGGCGAGTTTCGAGTCGATGTATTCGGGCTTTTCGCGGATGCACGTGCAGCGCACGTGGGAGGCGATCATGCATACGCCCCTCACGCTCGGCGACATCGTGCTCGGCGAGGTCGTGTGGGCGGGCAGCAAGTCGATGCTGTCCGGCGCGGCGATCATGCTGGTCGCAGGCTCGCTCGGCTACGCGAATTTTCCGTCGATGCTGCTGGCTTTGCCGGTTATCGTGTTGACCGGTCTCGCGTTTGCGTCGGTCGCGATGGTGGTGACGGCACTCGCGCCGTCCTACGACTTCTTTATGTTTTATCAGACGCTGGTATTAACGCCGATGCTGTTGCTTTCCGGCGTGTTCTTTCCGTCTTCACAGTTGCCCGCCGCCGCGCAGATCGCGACCAGCGTGTTGCCGCTGGCGCACGCGGTCGATCTGATCCGGCCCGCGATGCTCGGGCGGCCGGTCGACAACGCGGTTTTGCATCTGGCCGTGCTGGCCGCTTATGCTGTCGGCGGGTTCATCGTTTCCGCGATTCTGTTCCGTCGCAGGATGATGAAATAG
- the cysT gene encoding sulfate ABC transporter permease subunit CysT, which translates to MTTFTFRKPSALPGFGLTLGITVAYLSLVVLIPLAATFLKTATLDWSQFVRAVTSPRVLASYRLTFFSALGGALINAVFGFLVAWVLVRYTFPFKRIVDAVVDLPFALPTSVAGISLAAVYSGNGWIGQFLEPLGIKIAFTPAGVLVALTFIGLPFVVRTVQPVLEEFEREQEEAAACLGATRWLTFRRVVLPAVFPALLTGFALAFARALGEYGSVIFIAGNVPMKSEITSLLIITKLEQYDYAGATALAVVMLVVSFLMLLLINTLQWFLQRRTKRGSAGPAPGSSVPSVAAIGGGVQ; encoded by the coding sequence ATGACGACGTTCACCTTCCGGAAGCCGAGCGCGTTGCCCGGCTTTGGCCTGACTCTCGGCATCACGGTGGCTTATCTGAGCCTCGTGGTGCTGATTCCGCTTGCGGCGACCTTCCTGAAAACCGCCACGCTCGACTGGAGCCAGTTCGTGCGCGCGGTTACTTCGCCACGCGTGCTCGCGTCGTACCGGCTGACGTTTTTTTCCGCGCTCGGCGGCGCGCTGATCAACGCCGTGTTCGGCTTTCTGGTCGCGTGGGTGCTGGTGCGTTACACCTTCCCGTTCAAGCGCATTGTCGATGCCGTGGTCGATCTGCCGTTCGCGCTGCCTACTTCCGTGGCCGGTATTTCGCTGGCGGCGGTCTATTCGGGCAACGGCTGGATCGGGCAGTTTCTCGAACCGCTCGGCATCAAGATTGCGTTTACGCCCGCGGGCGTGCTGGTTGCGCTGACCTTCATCGGCTTGCCGTTCGTCGTTCGTACGGTGCAGCCGGTGCTCGAAGAGTTCGAGCGCGAACAGGAAGAGGCCGCCGCGTGCCTGGGCGCGACGCGCTGGCTGACGTTTCGTCGGGTGGTGTTGCCGGCGGTTTTCCCGGCTTTGTTGACGGGTTTCGCGCTCGCGTTCGCGCGTGCGCTCGGCGAATACGGCTCGGTAATTTTCATTGCCGGCAATGTGCCGATGAAGTCGGAAATCACGTCGCTGCTGATCATCACGAAGCTCGAGCAGTACGACTACGCGGGCGCGACCGCGCTGGCCGTGGTGATGCTGGTGGTGTCGTTCCTGATGCTGTTGCTGATCAACACGTTGCAATGGTTTTTGCAGCGCCGGACGAAGCGCGGTAGCGCGGGGCCGGCGCCGGGTTCGAGCGTGCCGAGTGTCGCGGCAATCGGCGGAGGTGTGCAATGA
- a CDS encoding sulfate ABC transporter substrate-binding protein: protein MNHRNTGLAGKTKQLIAALAFGAASVVGGITQAHADTTLLNVSYDPTRELYQDVNQAFGKEWKAKTGETITFKQSHGGSGAQARSVLDGLQADVVTLALAYDIDALANKGIVDKGWQKRLPDNASPYTSTIVFLVRKGNPKHIKDWDDLIKPGVSIVTPNPKTSGGARWNYLAAWAYAEHQPGGNDQKAKEFVGKLYKNAGVLDSGARGATTSFVQRGIGDVLIAWENEAFLSLKEFGPDKFEIVVPSVSILAEPPVAVVDKVVDRHGTRKLAEAYLNFLYSEEGQEIAAKNFYRPRSNKVPAELTAKFPKLKLYTVDDSFGGWTNAQKTHFADGGVFDSIYQPQ, encoded by the coding sequence ATGAACCATCGGAACACGGGACTGGCGGGTAAAACGAAGCAACTGATCGCGGCGCTTGCGTTCGGCGCGGCGAGCGTCGTCGGCGGAATCACGCAGGCGCATGCCGACACGACGCTGCTGAACGTTTCCTACGATCCGACGCGCGAGCTGTATCAGGACGTCAATCAGGCATTCGGCAAGGAATGGAAGGCGAAGACCGGCGAGACCATCACCTTCAAGCAGTCGCACGGCGGCTCGGGTGCGCAGGCTCGCTCGGTGCTCGACGGCCTGCAGGCCGACGTCGTCACGCTTGCGCTGGCTTATGACATCGATGCGCTCGCCAACAAGGGCATCGTCGACAAGGGCTGGCAGAAGCGCCTGCCGGACAACGCGTCGCCGTACACGTCGACCATCGTGTTCCTGGTGCGTAAGGGCAACCCGAAGCACATCAAGGACTGGGACGATCTGATCAAGCCGGGTGTGTCGATCGTCACGCCGAATCCAAAGACCTCGGGCGGCGCGCGCTGGAACTACCTCGCAGCATGGGCGTATGCCGAACATCAGCCGGGCGGCAACGACCAGAAGGCGAAGGAATTCGTCGGCAAGCTCTACAAGAATGCCGGCGTGCTGGATTCGGGCGCGCGTGGCGCGACCACCAGCTTCGTGCAGCGCGGTATCGGCGACGTGCTGATCGCGTGGGAAAACGAGGCCTTCCTGTCGCTGAAGGAATTCGGTCCGGACAAGTTTGAAATCGTCGTGCCGTCGGTCAGCATTCTGGCCGAGCCGCCGGTGGCAGTGGTGGACAAGGTGGTCGACAGGCACGGCACGCGCAAGCTAGCCGAGGCTTATCTGAACTTCCTGTATAGCGAGGAAGGCCAGGAGATCGCGGCGAAGAACTTCTACCGTCCGCGTTCGAACAAGGTGCCGGCCGAGCTGACCGCCAAGTTTCCGAAGCTGAAGCTGTACACGGTGGACGACTCGTTCGGCGGCTGGACCAATGCGCAGAAAACGCACTTTGCCGATGGCGGCGTGTTCGATTCGATCTACCAGCCTCAGTAA